The DNA window CAGCTGTTCTGGCGAATGGACGCCCGAGCATGCGGCTGCCACCGGCTGTTACCAGGAAGTTGTCTTCCAGGCGTATGCCACCGAAATCATTATAGGCGGTCAGTTTATCATAACAAATAAACTCCCTGTGTTTGTCTTCCGCCTGCCAGGCGGCGGTAAGCAAGGGGTTGAAGTAGATGCCTGGTTCTATCGTCAGCACAAAGCCTTCTTCCAGTTCGCGTCCAAGTCGGAGGGACTTTAATCCGAAGGCTGTACTTTTCTTCAGGTCATCTGTATAACCTACATACTCTTCGCCCAAACCTTCCATGTCATGAATATCCAGTCCGAGCATATGTCCGAGGCCACAGGGGAAGAAGAGTGCATGTGCACCAGCTGCTACGGCCTCTTTGGCATTACCTTTCATCAGGCCCAGTGTAATCAGTCCTTCCGCAATCTGCTCGCAGGCCAGCAGGTGTACGTCTTTAAACCGGATACCGGGTCTTACTGCATCAGCGGCGGTCTGGTAGGCATGGTACACAATGTCGTAAATTTCCCGCTGTGCTGTACTGAATTTTTTATTAACGGGATGTGTGCGGGTAAGATCACCAGCGTATCGCATGGCATTTTCGGCGCCACAGTCGCAGAGTACCAGTTGTCCGTCCCGGAATGCGGTTTTATGTGGATGGTTATGAAGAAACTGTCCGTTGGCTGTGAGGATAACGGGGAAGGATATATTACCACCGGCGGCGATAGCGACAGCCTGCAGACGGCCGGCGATCTCTGTTTCAGTGACGCCTGCAGCCGCTAGTTCCATAGCTTTGAGCTGCATATCTATCGTGGTGTTGACGGCTGTCTCAATCTGTGCAATTTCTTCTGCAGATTTGATGGCACGCTGACTGATTACCGCTTTTATAAACTTAACGGATACACGCTGTTCGACTTCTTTTGCCGGGATATCCAGCCAGGCGGACAGCTTCAGGGTATGTTCCGGCCGGTAGGGTGGGAGAAAGTGGACCGGGCGCTGTAATTTCCCGGCCTGTGTCAGGAAGTTGTCCAGCTGCGATAAGGGCCTGACGTCTGAGATGCCCGCCCTGGCAGCATGTGAAGCCAGAGAGTCTACAGGGCCTGTCCACATGATCTCTTCAACGGTGGCTTCATTACCGAATAATATCTCCCGGTTGTTATCAATATCCAGCACAAATGTAAGTCCGGGCCT is part of the Chitinophaga flava genome and encodes:
- a CDS encoding aminopeptidase P family protein; translation: MFLKETYINRRNKLQSDMGSGIILLPGNDDSGMNYRDNIYPFRQDSSFLYFTGIDRPGLTFVLDIDNNREILFGNEATVEEIMWTGPVDSLASHAARAGISDVRPLSQLDNFLTQAGKLQRPVHFLPPYRPEHTLKLSAWLDIPAKEVEQRVSVKFIKAVISQRAIKSAEEIAQIETAVNTTIDMQLKAMELAAAGVTETEIAGRLQAVAIAAGGNISFPVILTANGQFLHNHPHKTAFRDGQLVLCDCGAENAMRYAGDLTRTHPVNKKFSTAQREIYDIVYHAYQTAADAVRPGIRFKDVHLLACEQIAEGLITLGLMKGNAKEAVAAGAHALFFPCGLGHMLGLDIHDMEGLGEEYVGYTDDLKKSTAFGLKSLRLGRELEEGFVLTIEPGIYFNPLLTAAWQAEDKHREFICYDKLTAYNDFGGIRLEDNFLVTAGGSRMLGRPFARTAAEIEDLIA